Proteins from a genomic interval of Bradyrhizobium sp. CCBAU 53340:
- a CDS encoding thioesterase family protein, which yields MDARDFIQIGMSAERTLAVPAERTVGHFVPGMPMVYATPMMILEMEMTSGDAIRAALQPGWVTVGTEVDIRHLAAALVGATVRTTAKVIAVERRVIRFEVEAFEGTRKLGEGRHARGLVNVEMFNKRLGA from the coding sequence ATGGACGCACGCGATTTCATCCAGATCGGCATGAGCGCCGAGCGCACGCTGGCGGTGCCGGCCGAGCGCACGGTCGGACATTTCGTGCCCGGCATGCCGATGGTCTATGCGACGCCGATGATGATCCTGGAAATGGAGATGACGTCGGGCGATGCGATCCGCGCCGCGCTTCAGCCGGGCTGGGTCACCGTCGGCACCGAGGTCGACATTCGCCATCTCGCCGCAGCGCTCGTCGGTGCGACGGTGCGGACCACCGCGAAAGTGATCGCGGTTGAGCGCCGCGTGATCCGGTTCGAGGTCGAGGCTTTCGAGGGCACGCGCAAGCTTGGCGAAGGCCGCCATGCCCGCGGGCTTGTGAACGTCGAGATGTTCAACAAGCGGCTCGGCGCATAG
- a CDS encoding tautomerase family protein: MPEITISMAEGRTDEQKAGMMRDITQALVKNLGVDADAVVIQINEAPLRHKMKGGKTFVERAAAAKK; the protein is encoded by the coding sequence ATGCCCGAGATCACCATCAGCATGGCCGAAGGCCGCACCGACGAGCAGAAGGCCGGCATGATGCGCGACATCACGCAGGCGCTGGTGAAAAATCTCGGCGTCGACGCGGATGCCGTCGTCATCCAGATCAACGAAGCCCCGCTTCGCCACAAGATGAAGGGCGGCAAGACCTTTGTGGAGCGCGCGGCGGCAGCGAAGAAGTAG
- the hisS gene encoding histidine--tRNA ligase, translating to MAEKPKKPQKLKARLPRGLEDRDPAAIRATREMVEKIRAVYELYGFEPVETPAMEYTDALGKFLPDQDRPNEGVFSFQDDDEQWISLRYDLTAPLARYVGERYGTDGLVLPYRSYRVGYVFRNEKPGPGRFRQFMQFDADTVGAPTPASDAEMCMMAADTMKALGLEGQFVVKVNNRKVLDGVLEVVGLAGEANAGKRLVVLRAIDKLDRLGVEGVKQLLGSGRKDESGDFTKGAELDEQQIARLSEFVEMAVKTSNDLAAGKGSEFLAPQNIDQDAFMIPEQGSFYAGSTLCMEGWAELEYMRALFRKSGYGVDQIRIDPSVVRGLEYYTGPVYEVELLLDTKDEKGRPVRFGSVGGGGRYDGLVSRFRGEPVPATGFSIGVSRLQAALTLLGKLDTRPEVGPVVVTVFDRDRVADYQKMVASLRTAGIRAELYLGNPKNMGNQLKYADRRNSPCVIIQGSDEKARGELQIKDLIEGAKAAAAIASNQEWRETRPAQFSCSEADLVTKVREVLARHDVNWG from the coding sequence ATGGCCGAAAAACCCAAAAAACCCCAGAAACTGAAGGCGCGCTTGCCGCGCGGGCTCGAGGATCGCGATCCCGCCGCGATCCGGGCGACGCGCGAGATGGTCGAAAAGATCCGCGCGGTCTACGAGCTCTACGGCTTCGAGCCTGTGGAGACGCCGGCGATGGAATACACCGACGCGCTCGGCAAGTTCCTGCCCGACCAGGACCGTCCGAACGAGGGCGTGTTCTCGTTCCAGGACGATGACGAGCAGTGGATTTCGCTGCGCTACGACCTGACCGCGCCGCTGGCGCGCTACGTCGGCGAGCGCTACGGCACCGACGGTCTGGTCCTGCCCTATCGCAGCTATCGCGTCGGCTACGTCTTCCGCAACGAGAAGCCCGGCCCCGGCCGCTTTCGTCAGTTCATGCAGTTCGATGCCGACACGGTGGGGGCGCCCACACCTGCGTCGGACGCCGAGATGTGCATGATGGCGGCCGATACGATGAAGGCGCTCGGGCTTGAAGGGCAGTTCGTTGTTAAGGTGAACAACCGTAAAGTGCTCGATGGCGTGCTGGAGGTCGTAGGGCTTGCAGGAGAAGCCAACGCCGGGAAACGCCTAGTGGTACTTAGAGCGATCGACAAGCTGGATCGTTTGGGCGTCGAAGGCGTCAAGCAGTTGCTGGGAAGCGGACGCAAAGACGAGAGCGGAGACTTTACAAAGGGAGCCGAACTTGATGAGCAGCAAATTGCCCGACTAAGTGAATTTGTCGAAATGGCCGTTAAGACCTCCAACGATTTGGCGGCAGGTAAGGGCAGTGAGTTTTTGGCGCCTCAAAACATTGATCAAGATGCCTTTATGATTCCCGAGCAGGGATCATTTTATGCAGGTTCGACTCTGTGCATGGAGGGGTGGGCAGAGCTTGAGTACATGCGAGCCTTGTTTCGCAAGTCTGGATATGGGGTCGATCAAATCCGCATCGACCCGTCCGTCGTCCGCGGCCTCGAATATTACACCGGCCCCGTCTATGAGGTCGAACTGCTGCTCGACACCAAGGACGAGAAGGGCCGCCCTGTGCGGTTCGGCTCGGTCGGCGGCGGCGGGCGCTACGATGGCCTGGTCTCGCGCTTCCGTGGCGAGCCGGTGCCGGCGACCGGTTTCTCGATCGGCGTGTCGCGCCTGCAGGCCGCGCTCACGCTGCTCGGCAAGCTCGACACGCGGCCCGAGGTCGGCCCCGTCGTCGTCACCGTGTTCGACCGTGACCGCGTCGCCGACTATCAGAAGATGGTCGCGAGCCTTCGCACCGCCGGCATTCGCGCCGAGCTCTATCTCGGCAATCCCAAGAACATGGGCAACCAGCTCAAATATGCCGATCGCCGCAACTCGCCGTGCGTGATCATCCAGGGCTCGGACGAAAAGGCGCGCGGCGAGCTTCAGATCAAGGATCTCATCGAGGGCGCCAAGGCCGCCGCCGCGATCGCCTCCAACCAGGAATGGCGCGAGACGCGACCAGCGCAGTTCTCCTGCAGTGAGGCCGACCTCGTCACGAAGGTGCGCGAGGTTCTTGCGCGCCATGACGTAAACTGGGGATAG
- a CDS encoding YegJ family protein gives MPPSFSQPVKFAASAVVTAVVLFGILTWSRGPKLEVVNRVISVSDTDAEMNAAIARARATLPVFWASYAAPKASETEHSLKVRFQTGGNDEYIWVGDVQRLPGGDYAARLADTPRNLPGKQFGDLTTFKDADISDWMFMRNGKIVGGETIKPLLKSMPKADADALRARMEQP, from the coding sequence ATGCCCCCCTCTTTCTCTCAGCCGGTCAAATTTGCCGCATCCGCGGTCGTAACGGCCGTCGTTCTCTTCGGTATTCTGACATGGAGCCGCGGGCCCAAGCTTGAGGTGGTGAACCGCGTCATCAGCGTGTCCGACACTGACGCGGAAATGAACGCAGCGATCGCTCGCGCACGGGCCACGCTGCCGGTGTTCTGGGCTTCCTATGCCGCACCAAAAGCCTCGGAGACCGAGCATTCTCTCAAGGTGCGCTTTCAGACCGGCGGGAACGACGAGTACATCTGGGTGGGTGACGTGCAGAGGCTTCCGGGTGGGGATTATGCAGCGCGTTTGGCCGACACACCTCGGAATCTGCCCGGAAAGCAGTTCGGAGACCTCACTACGTTCAAAGACGCCGATATCTCCGACTGGATGTTCATGCGCAACGGCAAGATCGTCGGCGGTGAAACCATCAAACCGCTGCTCAAATCCATGCCGAAGGCTGATGCCGATGCGCTCCGGGCGCGGATGGAGCAGCCGTAA
- a CDS encoding branched-chain amino acid aminotransferase: MSMKFDIQPASNPTSEKDRIAKLVDPGFGRVFTDHMAIVRYNQAKGGWYEAKIEARANFQMDPAGAVLHYAQEIFEGLKAYKRDDGGVNLFRPDANARRFKDSADRMAMAQLPEDVFIEAVEQVVRIDRAWMPGGEGSLYLRPFMIASETFLGVKPSAEYIFAVIASPVGSYFKGGPAPVSIWVSENYTRAAVGGTGAVKCGGNYAASLRAQAEAIQHGCDQVVFLDAVERRYIEELGGMNIFFVFDDGSLSTPPLGTILPGITRDSIIALARDAGKTVREEPYSLDQWRKDAASGRLKEAFACGTAAVISPIGKVRSVSGDFEISGGVAGPVAMGLRKQLVDIQYGRTNDPHNWIRKVF, encoded by the coding sequence ATGAGCATGAAATTCGACATCCAGCCCGCATCCAATCCGACGTCCGAGAAGGACCGGATCGCCAAGCTGGTGGACCCCGGCTTCGGGCGGGTCTTCACCGATCACATGGCAATCGTCCGCTACAACCAGGCCAAGGGCGGCTGGTACGAGGCGAAGATCGAGGCGCGCGCCAACTTCCAGATGGATCCGGCCGGCGCGGTCCTGCACTACGCCCAGGAAATCTTCGAAGGCCTCAAGGCCTACAAGCGCGACGACGGCGGCGTGAACCTGTTTCGCCCCGACGCCAATGCGCGCCGCTTCAAGGACTCCGCCGATCGCATGGCGATGGCGCAGCTGCCCGAGGATGTCTTCATCGAGGCGGTCGAGCAGGTCGTGCGCATCGATCGCGCCTGGATGCCGGGCGGCGAGGGAAGCCTTTATCTGCGTCCCTTCATGATCGCCAGCGAGACCTTCCTCGGTGTGAAGCCGTCGGCCGAATACATCTTCGCGGTGATCGCTTCGCCGGTCGGTTCCTACTTCAAGGGCGGCCCGGCGCCAGTCTCGATCTGGGTCTCCGAGAACTACACGCGCGCCGCGGTTGGCGGTACCGGCGCCGTCAAATGCGGCGGCAATTATGCTGCGAGCCTGCGCGCCCAGGCCGAAGCGATCCAGCACGGCTGCGATCAGGTCGTGTTCCTGGATGCGGTCGAGCGCCGCTACATCGAGGAGCTCGGCGGCATGAACATCTTCTTCGTGTTCGATGACGGCTCGCTGTCGACGCCGCCGCTCGGCACCATCCTGCCGGGCATCACCCGCGACTCCATCATCGCGCTCGCCCGCGACGCCGGTAAGACCGTGCGCGAGGAGCCGTACTCGCTCGACCAGTGGCGCAAGGATGCGGCCTCCGGCAGGCTGAAGGAGGCGTTCGCCTGCGGCACCGCCGCGGTGATCTCGCCGATCGGCAAGGTGCGCTCGGTCAGCGGCGATTTCGAGATCTCGGGTGGCGTCGCGGGCCCCGTCGCCATGGGCCTGCGCAAGCAGCTTGTCGACATCCAGTACGGCCGCACCAACGATCCGCACAACTGGATCCGCAAGGTGTTTTGA